One genomic region from Quercus robur chromosome 4, dhQueRobu3.1, whole genome shotgun sequence encodes:
- the LOC126724125 gene encoding G-type lectin S-receptor-like serine/threonine-protein kinase LECRK1, translating to MCVVAIYEKTGGYCWKKKYPLSNGRYSTNITRIAFIKVPNSFVPVKKSQSVVVVLALLLGSSAFLNILFFIASIVAIIYLHHKKLNSPWNIDSTLATNVRSYTYKELEQATRGFKQIVGKGAFGTVYKGVLPSGSKRFVAVKKLGKVVEEGEKEFKTEVSVIGQTHHKNLVRLLGYCDEGQHRLLVYEYMSNGSLANFLFGISRPHWNQRVQIAFGIARGLMYLHEECCTQIIHCDIKPQNILLDEYFTPRIADFGLAKLLLAEQTRAARTGIRGTIGYFAPEWFRKASISVKVDVYSFGVMLLEIICCKSSITFALQAEEALIDWAYECYKDKKLDKLIENDEEASNDMKRLERLVIVAIWCIQEDPSLRPSMKKITQMLEGVIEVFVPPSPSLYNHSPPSKSSSLEFSFSSVER from the coding sequence ATGTGTGTTGTGGCCATTTACGAAAAAACAGGTGGCTATTGTTGGAAGAAGAAGTATCCTCTGTCCAACGGAAGATATAGCACAAATATTACGAGAATAGCTTTCATCAAGGTACCTAATAGCTTTGTTCCAGTGAAGAAAAGCCAGTCTGTGGTGGTTGTTTTGGCACTACTCCTTGGCAGCTCTGCATTTCTCAATATCCTTTTCTTCATAGCTAGTATTGTGGCTATTATCTACTTGCACCACAAAAAGCTGAATTCGCCATGGAATATTGATAGCACACTTGCAACAAATGTGAGAAGCTATACATATAAAGAGCTCGAACAAGCAACCAGGGGCTTCAAGCAAATAGTAGGAAAAGGTGCTTTCGGAACTGTTTATAAAGGGGTCCTTCCATCAGGTTCAAAAAGATTTGTTGCAGTCAAGAAGTTAGGTAAGGTGGTAGAAGAAGGTGAGAAAGAATTCAAAACAGAAGTGAGCGTGATTGGTCAGACTCATCATAAAAATTTAGTCCGGTTGCTTGGTTATTGTGATGAGGGGCAGCACCGGCTATTGGTATATGAGTACATGAGTAATGGCTCTTTAGCTAACTTTCTCTTTGGGATATCCAGGCCTCATTGGAACCAAAGAGTGCAGATTGCTTTTGGAATTGCAAGAGGTCTCATGTACTTACATGAAGAGTGCTGCACCCAAATCATCCATTGTGACATAAAGCCTCAAAACATACTTCTGGATGAATACTTTACACCAAGGATTGCTGATTTTGGATTAGCAAAGCTTTTGTTGGCTGAGCAAACTCGAGCTGCTCGAACAGGAATAAGAGGGACGATTGGGTACTTTGCACCTGAATGGTTTAGGAAAGCATCCATTTCCGTTAAGGTTGATGTGTACAGTTTTGGTGTGATGTTACTTGAGATTATTTGTTGCAAGTCTAGTATTACATTTGCGTTGCAAGCAGAGGAGGCATTGATAGATTGGGCTTACGAATGCtacaaagataaaaaattagataagttGATAGAAAACGATGAGGAAGCAAGTAATGACATGAAGAGGCTAGAGAGGCTTGTGATTGTGGCAATTTGGTGTATTCAAGAAGATCCTTCACTGAGACCCTCGATGAAAAAGATCACACAGATGCTTGAGGGAGTTATTGAAGTCTTTGTGCCCCCAAGTCCTTCATTGTATAATCACTCTCCACCTTCAAAAAGTAGTTCCCTTGAGTTTTCATTCTCCTCAGTTGAAAGGTAA
- the LOC126724126 gene encoding G-type lectin S-receptor-like serine/threonine-protein kinase LECRK2, with the protein MAMVTSTLHHCCSLFLLLLLLPLVPTVFTYTKDDCNILLNSPASVTDQDINPLFTSRSGEFSFGFRRFQINDKESQFLLAVWFTKTEDQTIVWSANGNDPAPQGSTLTQNSSSAFVLNDPNGNELWKAPGNGSKSSCAAILDNGNLVILDEQYNSIWESFKEPTDTILPGQILSMNTTLRSHQSITNYSYGRFQLSLQLDGNLVLYSVNMPSEVLNHAYFATMTMFWESQLIFTEAGYMYVQDANKSTNIFNLTQQDPGSKDSFYHMARIDYDGVFRIYKPKTAGHKLWKLSFNMGSSARHSWYY; encoded by the coding sequence ATGGCAATGGTTACTTCAACACTTCATCATTGttgttctctctttcttctccttctgcttcttcctctcGTTCCCACTGTTTTTACCTACACCAAAGATGACTGTAACATATTGCTGAACTCACCGGCTTCAGTTACAGACCAAGATATTAATCCATTATTCACGTCGCGTTCAGGTGAATTTTCCTTTGGATTCCGCCGTTTTCAAATCAATGATAAAGAGTCTCAATTCTTGCTTGCAGTTTGGTTTACTAAAACAGAGGACCAAACCATAGTTTGGTCTGCAAATGGCAATGATCCAGCACCACAAGGTTCTACACTGACGCAGAATAGCAGCAGTGCATTTGTTCTCAATGACCCTAATGGCAATGAGTTATGGAAGGCTCCAGGGAATGGTTCCAAATCCAGTTGTGCGGCTATACTGGACAATGGGAACTTGGTGATTTTAGATGAGCAGTATAATTCTATATGGGAAAGCTTCAAAGAGCCTACTGATACGATTTTGCCTGGCCAAATACTGTCCATGAATACCACACTCAGGTCTCACCAATCTATTACAAATTATTCTTATGGCCGCTTCCAGCTTTCTTTACAGCTTGATGGCAATCTGGTGCTTTATTCTGTAAATATGCCATCTGAAGTTCTTAATCATGCTTATTTTGCCACCATGACAATGTTCTGGGAATCACAGTTGATCTTTACTGAAGCCGGATACATGTATGTCCAAGATGCGAACAAATCAACTAACATTTTCAACCTTACTCAACAAGATCCAGGCTCAAAAGACTCTTTCTACCACATGGCTAGGATCGATTATGATGGGGTCTTCAGAATATACAAACCTAAGACAGCAGGACACAAGTTGTGGAAGCTGTCCTTCAACATGGGATCCAGTGCAAGGCATTCCTGGTATTACTGA
- the LOC126724127 gene encoding uncharacterized protein LOC126724127, giving the protein MEDAKRRALIKSQAVKKRESGEVVPKVSASAPKRKPTSKSDRPFKQPKVSLEPVVGLMAEGIKTVTPAKKGTGKGLMTAPEGKQERPPSLLRDDSKYALEKLSSIITAEDYEDLGNHSTEAMGETGLFAVAQSLVMMKGLLDRCLNRESALDRVRAKAEQTEEELGQLHQWRSKMERKLELSEKVRKELEEKTATALTAIENKEAEIKQLKVEIRQAKEAAVEEYRCSETCLGELSDSFLQGFDDSLRQVKKAYPELDLTMVKLEDQAQTSALPVASENTEDLFGDGAAQGDGDSAPSKDVPVTEEKKD; this is encoded by the exons atggaggACGCAAAAAGGAGAGCCCTGATCAAAtcccaagccgtcaagaagagggaatccggcgaggtgGTTCCTAAGGTGTCGGCTTCAGCACCTAAGAGGAAACCAACATCAAAATCTGACCGTCCATTCAAGCAACCAAAGGTCTCACTTGAACCTGTGGTTGGTTTAATGGCTGAGGGTAtcaagaccgtcaccccagctaAGAAGGGGACGGGTAAAGGACTGATGACGGCCCCAGagggtaagcaagagagacctccttcccttctccgtgacgactccaagtatgcattggagaagctgtcgtccatcatcacggcaGAAGACTACGAAGATCTGGGgaaccattcgacggaggccatgggggagacgggcctctttgccgtcgctcag tccttggtcatgatgaagggtctactggaccggtgtctcaaccgtgagagtGCCTTGGACCGGGTTCGCGCAAAGGcagagcagacggaggaagagctcggacaactCCATCAATGGAGGTCCAAGATGGAGAggaagctggagctttctgagaaggtgaggaaggagctggaggagaagacggccACTGCGCTGACGGCCATAGAGAATAAAGAGGCGGAGATCAAACAACTCAAAGTTGAGATCCGTCAGGCGAAAGAGGCAGCCGTCGAGGAGTATCGATGCTCGGAAACCTGTTTGGGCGAGCTGTCGGACTCCTTCCTTCAAGGCTTTGATGACTCtctccgtcaagtcaagaaggcTTATCCAGAGCTGGATTTGACGATGGTCAAACTTGAAGATcaagcccagacttctgccctccccgtcgcctcagaaaatacggaggacctttTTGGCGACGGTGCTGCTCAAGGAGACGGAGATTCCGccccgtcgaaggatgtcccGGTtactgaagaaaagaaagattga